The Theobroma cacao cultivar B97-61/B2 chromosome 2, Criollo_cocoa_genome_V2, whole genome shotgun sequence genome includes the window TTGTGCACTGTTCCCATCCCTTCGAGGCATCTCATTTTAGACAATACAAATCATTATGCAAATTCCCCCTCATAAAGATCATGCCGCCTTATGTGACTTTTACCACTCCATTACAAGCAAAACATCCATACCCTTTAGAGTCTAACAGGCTTAATGATATTAGATTCTTACGCATCTCTAGGACATAGGCCACACCACCCAAAGAGCGCACAACCTcatcaaacattttgattttaacCATTTCAAGACCCATGACTTTCATTATTGACTTATTACCCAAAGTCAAATTCCTAACCACCCCTTCTTGaagtaaatcaaaacaatttttttgataGCATACGTGAGTGGTAGAAGCATAATCTAAATACAAATCAGaatttatattcatattttcTGATATTGAAAGGACATCACAATCATCACCTTCAGCAACAAAAGCACACTCACCTTTGTTCTCGTTACTTTAATCTCTTTTTATAGGACAATCCCTTTTAATATGTCTATACCCTTTACATTGAAAGCACTGAATATTGTTGGATGTAAATTTGTCACCCTTAGATCCCATGCCAGTTGACTTCCTCTTACAAACGTCAATTACCAATGCCAAGCCACTTGAATCTCTATCCCCTTCCTTACTTTTCTTTCAGGCTTCACGAGATATTAACGTTGCTTGTGCTTATTTTAACGTTATTGTATCCATCCCATATATCAGAGATTCCACAAATACCTCATAGGAGTTTGAGAGCAAAACTAGGAACTATAGtgcattttccttttcatccACCTTCACATCAACCTTCTTCAACTGATCAATGATCCCGTTGAATtcattcatatgcttcatGAGGTCTACATTTTCCTTCATCTTTAAACAATACAACTTTCGCCTAAGCTACAACTTGTTAGAAAGACTTTTCATCAAGTAAATCTTATCCAACTTTGCCCACAACCTTAGAACAAAATCCTCATCAATAACATGGTTAAACACGTTATCTCCAATGCAAAGCCGAATAGTGTTCATACACATTTACTCCAACTTTGCCCATTCAACATCTTCCATGTCATCTAATTGCCCTTCCTCCTTTCCTAGCAAAGAGCGCATTAAACCTTATTGCACAAGGAAacctttcatttttctctgcAATTGCGTGAAACTAGTCTTCTCATCAACcttatcaattgaaaaatttgtAGAACTAGTAACTTTCGACATCCttgttaaattttgaatttattgaaCTCGAAACTTTGATACTAGTTTGTTATGAAAATTACCCAAGAAACAACAAAGATAAAACCcaaagaaatcaagcaaatagaaaaacacaagaatttagGTAGTTCAGTCTCTTACCTAAGTCAACGGAGAAACCgttcttttattattgagaaattaaaatacaacaaATTGACCTCTATGGTTCTCCAAATCAACCCAAGATCCCTTACACACCCTTTCTCAATAACCGCCTAAGAACACTCACCCAAATCACTCTAACTCCACCTAGAGCAAAAAACAGAGTTATAAGGTGTTCTCTCTCTAGAGCTCTCAAAAGCATTGTTTGCAATTCTAAAACCTAGAGatctaattttataatataaaagtcCAAAGTAGAATGAGATTTGGACTCGATATGgaataagaaatttaaaaccatacaaCTACTCAACGTTGTACacaagtaaaaattttaatcaaataaaatttaaaattctagTTAACTTAAAACTCAACACAATAAATGTCAGAAGGCAACATTTATATGAAAGGGGAAGAAAATGTAAGCAAAAGAGATTACCCGCAGCCAAGCAAGGGAAATCCTATTGGAGAGTTTCTTGAGCCGGGATGGCTTGTAAAGCCAGGAATCTCACTACGCTGTTCTGCTTAACACACACGATCACCTGAAATAGATGGCAAATACAAGCATGAATGATTGTTTGCTATCAATGTCATCTTTTGCGAGTGTCCATTTTGGCACAATTTCTTCAGTAATCACAACAATTAGCATGCTTACCTTGCTAATGTGAATtctgtatatatatactagtTGGACTTTTAGTTAACGTGTGCGTTTGAGTAAATTAAGCTGAAATTAGTAGACACCATGATCATAATGGAATCACCTGTGATGTATTGAAactctttttatatataataaacttACTGAGGCCATAACATTCCATTCCAAAGAGAGTGGTGTGAATAGTTCCTAGCATGATTACTTGCATATCTGAAACTTTTACTTGGAACAATTAGCATTTCTCAGATGCCAAGTTAATGTATTAATTTGAACTAAAAATAACAGGGAAGCTGCTAAGGATCATGTCTAGAAACTGAGATGAATTCAATTCCCTTGGACATGGATTAGGCCTAGTCACCTAGACACCGACCAAGACACATCTCAGCCAACTCATACTTTCATTTTCAGGGATATGCTTTGGAAGGTTGTCCCTCCTAATTACAGATCGTCAACTTGAATGTACCAAGAATGAGATATCTTGAAGTCCATGGGCGTAAATTAGTTTGGCTCTTTGGGCTTTGGCCTATAAAGAATGCCATAGCAAGGAAGAGTCGGCTGTAGTCTTGCCAACTCGCAAGAATTGCTTGAGAAGATTGTCTTGGATGGCTGGACATAGATTTCTGCCTGGATTGACTTGGGCTACTAGTTGTTGACAAGCACCTATCAACATAGAATCCCATTCCCAATTCTTCTTCCACTAGCTTCCCTTTGAAGCTCCTTCTTAACTGCTTTTCTGTGAGCTTCCAATAGAAGCTCCTATCAAATTGCTATTCTACCATGACTATATAATAAGCCAATAGCTTAAAATGCCACAATACAAGCAAGcagaaacaattaaaaacaaagTCTTTTACACTGaaaatcatcaatttcagccaagCCTCAACGATGTTTTCTCTCAAAAGCATCCCTTCAACGGCGTCCGTCCTCTCAACATACACCACCTTCACCGCCTTAGCTATGCTGGTTCGCAGTGTGGTTAGTGAAGTTCAGACCATAAGCAGCCAGCTCATTCCAGAACAACTGCAAACCATATTACTATCGAAATTTGTAGGCTTTTGGGGGACTCCTCCTTCCCAAGTGACTCTTCTCATTGATGAATACGATGGCTACACGATCAATCAGCTCTATGAAGCTTCTGAAATCTACTTGGCTACAAAAATTACTGCATCTGTCGACAAGCTTAAGGTTTCCTTAGCTCCACGAGACAAGACCTTGTCAGTAACGATCGACAaggatgaaaatattattgacATCTTTGAAGATATTCAACTCAAGTGGCGAACGACTTGTATAGAAATGAAGGAGGCATCCCAACAAGGAAAATATGAAAAGAGAGTAATTGAGCTCAGTTTTCATAAGAAGCGCCTGGAAAAGGTAGTAAAATCTTACCTGCCATATGTACTGGAGAGATCAAAGGCcaccaaagaagaaaaaaaggtgGTGAAACTTTATTCACTTGGAAACTATTATGCAGAATACCAGGGAGAATGGGCATCAACCAATCTTGACCATCCAGCCACTTTTGAAACATTGGCAATGGATGCAACACTCAAAAAGGAGTTGGTGGATGACTTGGACAGATTTTTGAGGAGAAAAGATTTCTACAGAAGAGTTGGAAAAGCATGGAAACGTGGGTATCTGTTGTATGGTCCTCCAGGAACAGGTAAGTCAAGCTTGATTGCCGCCATGGCCAACTACTTAAAGTTTAGTATCTATGATTTGGAACTCGCAAGCATCTACAGCAATTCAGATCTTCGAAGACTGCTAGTCTCGACCACAAACCGATCAATACTAGTTATTGAGGACATTGATTGCAGCATTGAGCTAAAGGACAGACAAGCTGGAGATACCAATCAGAGTGAGAGCCAGGTGAGATAACTGGATTCATAACAATTAACAAATGAATATGATACTTCAAATTTCAAACCATTTGCAAAaccctttttcctttcctttttttgtctttcttttttctattttcttttttggaggCAGCCCAGCCTCTACATATGCCTTTAACACAATAAAACATTAAAGGGACAGGAGTTCGGAGAATcagtaagaaaaaaatacgGTTCTCTTCCTCCTATCTGCTAAGTAAAATTCATaacatgaattttttaggCAACTACAGTTTCCAGGCCTCCCCAAATGCTTGAGTGCCTTTAGTTGTTGCCCTCTTCAAACATCTGAAGAAGAGGGTGAAAATATCTAATGTAATTAGAGGAGGTCTACAGGGAATATAAGTTTTAAGTACATAATTACAAGTACCAATTCTGTACTTTAATAAATTGTCTTTAAATATATTGTGACAGCTAACTCTATCCGGATTGCTCAACTTCATTGATGGCCTATGGTCAAGCTGTGGCGATGAGAGGATAATAGTCTTTACAACCAATCATAAGGACAAGCTAGACCCTGCTTTGCTAAGGCCAGGCCGCATGGACATGCACATCCACATGTCCTATTGCACTCCTAGTGGATTCAGGATCCTTGCTTCAAACTATCTGGGCATCACTAGTCACAAATTGTTCACCCAAATTGATGAACTGATGATGGAAGTGGAGGTAACTCCAGCAGAAGTTGCAGAAGAGCTCATGAAAAGTGAGGATGCTGATATTGCACTTGAAGGACTCATCAAGTTCCTCCAGAACAAGAAGAGCGGATCCTGCAAATTTGATCCTGCAAGGGGAAATGAAGACAGCAAATGTGAGACAAACACTGGGAGCAAGAGAAAGGGAAGAGGCAGAACTACTGGAAATACTAATAAAAAGGTTGTGAAGAGAAAGTATCCGAAAAGGTTGAAATTCGTATAACGAGGAAGAGGCAGTACTGCCTTGGTTTGGCACTAGGACAACCTCAATAGTATACGTGGATGAGCCAGATAGggataataatatatatgtaacaCATTATCCAGTCGTACAAAGATTTCCATGGACAGGCATGCCATTGCCGCCCACTGTTTTCTCAATACGTAGTTGACATAAACAAGGGTGTAGCATGAGAGCTTGAAAGCTTTTTCCtatgtaaaattacaaaaaccaAGTCAATTGCTATTAGAaaagtgaacttattatcattCTGCATTCAACTTTTTCAAATTACATCATGAAAAGTAACGAACACCACTGCATTAGTAGTGACCCTAACAATGCAAATTCCAAAATGTCAACGCCCACCGTGGGGCTCGAACCCACGACCACAAGGTTAAGAGCCTTGCGCTCTACCGACTGAGCTAGACGGGCTTCTTGTTGATCTGCActcttatatttaaattatttataaaactcataaCTGTATTTTATTTCATACCCTTCCCTTGCagacgaaaaattaaaaaaattccacATTTTGGCCCTCTGGGTTAAGTGTCTGGTGTCAAACCTGCATCAACTGACAATTTACAGGACGCTATAGCCTATTGTTGAGACTTGAGCAATTATCTGAAAATTATAATCTTAGATCTCTACCTCAGAATCATTGGTGTTGGTAGTTGGAATCTTATAGATTACAGTccatatataaatattcacGTGGAGGGACTGCCATATCTTTGGAAGATAAATCTAAAACCTCAATTCTGACAATAGCTGGGACATGTATTCCTACACAAAAATGGAGAAGACACAAAAATCCATAGATTACAAAGGGCCTGTACATTTCTGCTTCTCTATGATAACccaaaaaaagataaatactGTCCATTGGAACAGGACATGagaaatagaaaagaagaTACAAGGGAAATTTACAATAGCTTGCCACGTTTTAACACTGATAAACCGAGTAGCTCTTGCTCTTCCACAGAAAGCTCAAGGCTTTccccatttttcttcttgataCCGATTTACACAGTGGCTTGGATTCTGAAGCTGGGGCTGGACCAGGCATGGGCGCTTGACTGCTTTCTACCCTCTTGTGTAAGTCCGCAGGTAGGTGATCTCGTTGTCGCTGCTCCCGAAATAGCATCAGGAGTTTTTGTGACTTCTCCTTTCCTCTTGTCGTCCCATTTACAGAAATTGACACCAATGCAGGAATCACACCTTCTTGTAGGACCATTTGACTacatttctcatttccattACAAAGAAGTAGAAGGCATGAAACAGCTTGCTCTTGCTCAATCAATTCACCAGCATCCAAAACTGAAGCAAGACCACTTATGAGACCAGAGGCTGATACCATCTCATCTTTTCCCGCTTGACTTGAAGCTAAATTTAGCAGAACTGCAATGGATTTCTCTGTCCAAGTATGGTCACCAGAAACCACGAGTGACTGGAGGCCATTGACTATGCCAGCTGAAAGAAGGCTCGGAATATTTGAGTGCACAGTAGAGAGGTTATAAAGAGTGTGAAGGGCATCAAGCTTGCATTGTGGATCAGCTTCACCTCCAAGTAGCTGGACTAAGAATGGGACAGCCTTACTTGAGCCTATGATAGTTTTGGCCTGTTCAAGGCAAGAGAGATTAAGATAGAGAGCAGTTGCTGATTCATGGGCATTGGAGTTGGAAAGCATATCCTCCAGCAATAGAATCACTCCAGCTGCTAACATCAGCTCCTTGTtcctgatttttttattaaaaaaagtgaGAAAGAAAACTAAATAAGATTCAGCTTaataattacatatatataatatcaaTCATCCATAAGAAATAACAGTGTTAAAATGAAAGACATAACAATGTTCTTTCCCCCTCCAATTAATTTGATAGGATCCTCTCCCCTACAATGATGCATTTGGTGTATCAGTTAatgaatcaaagcatagcagcATCTTGTCAAAGGctaagggaaaaagaaaaccagTATTGCTCACAAAATATCAATGACTggatttaataaaaacatgagtaGCAAACCTGTTATTGTTGACAGCAAGGTTAAAGAGTGCCATAGCCCCCATTTCCTGAGCCATTGCATTCACTTCACGCACAGCTGACTCTAGAAATCGCATTAATCCCTCAACAAAGCCATTAGCCCCCATAAACATCCTGGCCTCCTCATCATCTTTCAGCAAAAGCCTTACGTGTTCCACAACTTTGCACCTTTTCCTCAAgttctcttcttctttcaaGACAGATAGGAAATCCTGATATCTTTCTAGCACAGTAAACTCAGAAACTTCCACCTGTGGACATGGGGATTCATTTTCAGCTTCATTTCCTTCCACTTCCTCAATGGTACCACTCTCCTCCAAAGGAACCACCTTAACCCACTTTAAGTTGCATGAACCAACACTATCCATTGATCTTGAATTTGCAGTCTCAGACTCAGACAAGGCCAGTCTCCAGTAGTTAAGATCAAGAGACTCTGGGGGACCATCGGGAATAGGGACTCCGTTCTGTTCACACCAACTAGCAATGAGACCCTTAACACAGTAATTGGGAGTCAAAGAGAGATGTGGGAGCTTCTGTTGAGTCTTTGGGCAGGTGTTGTGCCCATCACC containing:
- the LOC18609720 gene encoding U-box domain-containing protein 6 — protein: MDTSEVEENLFAASDAKLHGEMCKTLSAIYCKVLSIFPSLEAARPRSKSGIQALCSLHIALEKAKNVLQHCSTCSKLYLAITGDSVLLKFEKAKCALIDSLRRVEDIVPQSIGCQILEIVSELEGIVFSLDLSEKQVGDEIITLLQHGRKFDDCNDNNELESFHQAATRIGITSSRAALTERRALRKLIERARAEEDKRKESIVAYLLHLMRKYSKLFRSEVSDDNDSQGSTPCSPTVLGSLEDGGAGGNGQAFERQLSKLSSFNFKPNIRRSGQIPLPPEELRCPISLQLMYDPVIIASGQTYERICIEKWFGDGHNTCPKTQQKLPHLSLTPNYCVKGLIASWCEQNGVPIPDGPPESLDLNYWRLALSESETANSRSMDSVGSCNLKWVKVVPLEESGTIEEVEGNEAENESPCPQVEVSEFTVLERYQDFLSVLKEEENLRKRCKVVEHVRLLLKDDEEARMFMGANGFVEGLMRFLESAVREVNAMAQEMGAMALFNLAVNNNRNKELMLAAGVILLLEDMLSNSNAHESATALYLNLSCLEQAKTIIGSSKAVPFLVQLLGGEADPQCKLDALHTLYNLSTVHSNIPSLLSAGIVNGLQSLVVSGDHTWTEKSIAVLLNLASSQAGKDEMVSASGLISGLASVLDAGELIEQEQAVSCLLLLCNGNEKCSQMVLQEGVIPALVSISVNGTTRGKEKSQKLLMLFREQRQRDHLPADLHKRVESSQAPMPGPAPASESKPLCKSVSRRKMGKALSFLWKSKSYSVYQC
- the LOC18609719 gene encoding AAA-ATPase At3g50940, giving the protein MFSLKSIPSTASVLSTYTTFTALAMLVRSVVSEVQTISSQLIPEQLQTILLSKFVGFWGTPPSQVTLLIDEYDGYTINQLYEASEIYLATKITASVDKLKVSLAPRDKTLSVTIDKDENIIDIFEDIQLKWRTTCIEMKEASQQGKYEKRVIELSFHKKRLEKVVKSYLPYVLERSKATKEEKKVVKLYSLGNYYAEYQGEWASTNLDHPATFETLAMDATLKKELVDDLDRFLRRKDFYRRVGKAWKRGYLLYGPPGTGKSSLIAAMANYLKFSIYDLELASIYSNSDLRRLLVSTTNRSILVIEDIDCSIELKDRQAGDTNQSESQLTLSGLLNFIDGLWSSCGDERIIVFTTNHKDKLDPALLRPGRMDMHIHMSYCTPSGFRILASNYLGITSHKLFTQIDELMMEVEVTPAEVAEELMKSEDADIALEGLIKFLQNKKSGSCKFDPARGNEDSKCETNTGSKRKGRGRTTGNTNKKVVKRKYPKRLKFV